From Oryzias latipes chromosome 18, ASM223467v1:
ccctgcatgggttttgcaccggcactaaccctaagggaggctcagaggagcgttttacactgctgctctgcgcccgggtctcgtctctggattgtcaggttaacagagaCGTAACAGACAGAGACGTGGCTTCAGGCTGGAGACTTGACGCCGTTGTCAGAGCTTCTCCCTCCAGGCTGTGGATTCCTCAGTTCTCCTCGGGCTGTAAGTAGAGGTGGAGGAGTTGCTGTAGTTTTCCGATCTCACCTTTCGTGTCGGCAGCTGCCAGCTGTCAGTTTCTCCAGCTTTGAGGTTCAGCTGGTGGAAATGAAATGCGACTCTCCGGTTCTCTGCGTGCTGATCTACAGGCCGCCCAAGTTCCATAAGGACTTTCTTCAGGACTTTGCAACATTACTGTCCCAGatcattttaaagtatgagcggGTTTGAATTGTTggagattttaatattcatgtgtGATGTGAGCCCAAGTCACTAACAAAAGACTTTCTGGACTTGATCAGCTCTTTTAACCTGCAGCAGTTAGTGAAGAGCTCCACGCACGAGAAAAGACACATCTTGGATCTGGTTTTAACTCTGGGATTACATGGAGATATCAAGTAGATTATTGATGCCCGTTTTTCTGACCATCTGCCCGTTTTATTTGACTTTGATCTCTTAACGCTGCCGCCTGATGAACGCGCAGACGGCGCTGCGGTTTTCAGCGGCTTTCTCAGCCTCTGAGCTTTGCTCCTTGGATGTTCAGGATGGAGATGTTGATAAGCTCCTGGAGGATTTTAGCTATGTTTGCACGGGCATTTTAGTTGTCATTGCTCCATATAAGGTTAAACGCAGTAAACCGGCCCCGGAGCCTTGGATTAATGACCATACTCGCGCGCTCGGACGCTCCTGCCATCGCGCGGAGCGTAAAGACGGGCTTCATGTTTCATTACAGATTTTTAGAAACTCCTTGACTGAGTATCAGGCTGCTGTAAAAAATTCCAAGACCCAGTTTATGTCAAATGTTGTGTCTGAGAACATCAGCAAGCATAAGATCCTTTTTAACTCTTTAAAGTCTCTTTTAAGTCCTGCTAATTTCTCCTGCCTGACTCCTGCTGTTTTACTTTGTGAACAgttcttaacattttttattgacaaagtCAGTGCTGTCAGGTTTTTACCCTCTCCTTGTACCCCTGACCCCTCTGTTTTAACGCCCCCACCTGCTGTTTTTGACCAGTTTGAGCCTGTCACTGTCTCTCAGATTTCGGAGATAGTTCAACACCTGATGCCTTCCTCCTTCCCAGGTGACTGTATTCCCCCCAGACTCCTGAAAGAGGTCTTTGATACCATTGGCCCCTGGATAGTTGGTCTCCTTAGCTCCTCTCTTGTCTCGGggtttttttccagctgctttTAAACATGCTGTTGTGCACCCCCCTTTGAAAAAGCATAGCTTGGATCTTAATGTTCTATCAAACTTTAGGCCGATCTCCAAGTTATCTATTCTTTCAAAAATTTTAGAGAAGGTGGTTTATCTACAACTGCAGGACCATCTAACAAATTACGATATTTTCGAGAAGTTTCAGTCTGGTGTCATGACGCTCTTAGTGTGaggacccagacgctggaacccagaagaagacaggtaagtggttTTGGtgaaaaaggggtttattgttTCTCCAGGGATGGTTGTGTAAATAGTTGGAGGGTGTCCAGGCTTGAAGTCAgctggtggcgtggctggagggcttagTGCCGTTAGTGTGTGCAGTGAGATCTTCTGGCTTCACAAAGCAGCAGAATGGCAGAAAgctgacgtcactcgtgagATGATGATCTTGAAGCAGAGAGCAAGGATTAATGCAAGGCTGAGAGCAAAACAAGAACATGAGAGCATAAACTGAAGACCAGGctttagtcaccataaggggtaacgaactggcgttgaactgatgagtgaggtctccttttaagcagcatggtagatgaggtgagtggcgtcagctggtggcaatcagggagcagagcaggcagagctggagggggaggagtctgacaggcatCGTGACATCTGGTTTTAAATCCTGCCACAGCACTGAAACGGCTCTCCTCAGGGTCTGTAACGACCTGCTTCTAGCTGCTGATTCTGGGGCCTCCactgttttaattgttttagaTCTCTCTGCAGCTTTCGATACAGTGGATCACAGTGTTTTATTATCCCGACTGGATCAGTCTGTCGGTGTGAAGGGCACAGCACTCAGTTGGTTCAGTTTATATTTATGTGGCAGAAGTTTTTCTGTCCAACTAGGACAGTGCTCTTCTTCAGAGGCTCCGCTCAAATATGGTGTAccccagggctcagttttaggacctcTTTTATTCTCACTTTATCTGTTGCCACTGGGgtccatttttaggaaatataATGTGTCATTCCACTGCCACGCAGATGACATCCAGATCTATCTTCCCCTAAAATCTGGAGGAGCGGAGGGTCTTTACAGATTGCAGAACTGCTTAGCAGACATCAAGTCTTGGATGGAGCTGAACTTCCTctgtctgaacaaaaacaagacagaggtgtttgtttttggaaagtcTGACCTGCTGACAGGCTGCTGTAGTGCTGTTTACCTCCTGGACCCTTCAGATGCTCCATTCATTAGAAATCTTGGGGTAAACCTTGACaggcattttaaatttgacaaacaggTCAGTCTTGTAGTCCAGTCTAGTTTTTATCACTTGAGGCTAATTAGCAAAGTCAAGCCATATCTTCCTACTCACGCTTTGCAACAAGTGATGCATGCTTTGATTTTTTCCAGACTGGACTATTGTAACTCTCTTTCCAGTGCTATAGATTAGCCTCTGCTCCGCCGTCTCCAGCTGGTTCAAAATACAGCGGCCCGCCTGTTAACGGGGACCAGACGGTGTGAGCATATCACTCCACTTTTACGCTCCCTTCGTTGGCTGCCTGTGTcttttagaattatttttaatattctacttttggtttttaaatgtctgaatggtctggcacctcAGTATCTTTCTGAGCTTTTGCATGTTTATCGTCCATGTCGAGTCCTAAGGTCTAAAGATCAAATGCTTTTAGCGGTTCCCAGGACTCGGCTTGTGActcggggagacagagccttttcagttgcaggtcctaaactctggaatgctctcccctattctgtgaggtctgccagaactgtaagtaattttaagactcttttaaaaacacatctttttactcaggcttttaactccagtgagcgTATCTAGTGGGACTTGTGCATTTTAGtaaatttattcttttattgtttttattgttttattgcttttattgttcaattgattttattgttttattgttattattttttttattgcatcatattgtttgtgattttattggattttatgttaagcactttggttgccttggcttttataagtgctatacaaataataataaattgaaaTTGATTCATGGCTCCAGAGATTACTTGATTTCACCGTTAcctttttgtaaaattgttttgtttcattttcacttGGTTCAGTTCTTCTGGCTCTAAAAGGATTGAATCTTAGCTACAACACAACATATTTCTAAGTCAATTTATAACATGATTTTACTTTATGGGAACTCGGTTGCAGGAAATAAAGTCACGCTTGATTAGTTATAGAATGATTCAATAGACATCATCTTAATGCCCTTAATCGCTTGTTCATTATTCTAGAATTAAAGTGGGAATGATCTTTAGGAAGTCAGCATTTACTCTTCCAGTTAGTTTTTGCCAAGCTGACCCTCTTTCCCTGAGTGATGCATCAGTGTTGCTTTTCTTAGCAAAGACAGGCTTGAATTCTTTATTTGAAATCATTAAGACCTCCAATGCCGCCTCTGAAAAATATGCCACGTGTTTCCTCtctccttcactttccatgGTGGATCATGAATTCAGTGATCTATTGAGAAGGCCTTTATGTCATCAGCGTGCACACGCATGATCTCTGGAGCTCAGGGATTATCAAATGGTGACTTCAACCTTTCTGGAACAGAAGAGGTTGAAGCATTTTTCAACTGGAGCTCAATCTTTGGTTTGACATTAAGACATTTCCAGGAACAGCAGCTGCCTCCTCATATCTGAAACTTAAGTGAAAATGTGTCAGGTTGGTACGATCAAAAACTTTAGAATAATCTTTTTTGGAAGACTACTTACTTTGATGTTTCATGGGAAAGTCAAAGAATTTTCAAGGACACTGCAGGGAGTTGAACCCGTCTAGCTGAAGCCAGAGTACCATCTACCAGtgccttttgcttttttgactGAACATGGCCGGCAAAGAAAAACCTGGAGTCCAACCAGCATATATACCCTCTCCATTTCTATGGGCTTGGGACCATCACAGAAAGTACACAGCTTTGTGACTCTCTGAGGCTGGAttatatgtatgtttttttattgtactttttatatttttaataatttttttattacaaactaAATGATAACTAGTTATTGCACattatatacattttcaaaaaatacatggagataaaaccaaaacagtTATTAATTAATATTATATTAATTACAAATATTAATTAATGACTGAAAGTAAACATGAACACTTTTGTTAAAAGGTTCAatttaaccacaaaaaataaatgtttttaaaatctttttcaatgttttcatGGATATTACCAGTGTCTTGTGTCACTACATTTAGGAATcttgattttcacttttttctgtgtgtggggggaaactagagcacccagagaaaaccccacgcatgcatggaaaGAAAACGCCAATTTAACCATGCAGCCcgttttttcaatttaaaaaacaaattcaattttttttttttactcaatcaCTGCTCATACTCCCACTAGCATCAAAACCCTGATGACTCTTGAGTTACATATTTTCTATTTGGGGTTGTGGGGGGAAACTAGagcacccagagaaaaccccacgcatgcatggaaaGAAAACGCCAATTTAACCAtgcagccctttttttttttcaataaaaaaaaaatccaaaaaagttGAACTCAATCACTTCACAAACTCCCACTAGCATCAAAACCCTGACTAATCTTGATTTAGATCTTTTTTAGTTTGGGTTGTGGGGGGAAAACTGGAGCACCCAGagaaaaacccacgcatgcatggaaagaacatgcaaaccttACCATGCAGCCCCTTTTTTTAAGACTAGGTTGATCTTCTATTTAATTGTGCGAGGTTGTTTGCTTTACTTTTATACAGCAAAACAATCCCTGCCAAAATTTGGTGAAGGAAAACCTCTTGaccttctttcctttctttggtTTCACTTCTACTTCAACCTGTTGTTCTGTTTTCTCCCAGCTTTCGAGGTTCTTGACAGAAAGTTCCTCTTGGATTTCTTGAAGATCTTTCTTCAttccatcactctccttctcaGCCCTTCCATCATTTTCTGTGACAGgagagtttgttttttcaacctcTGTTGTCTTTTCCCCAGTCTGGTCTTTGGGACTTGTGGTTTCTCCCTCTTTGGTGATGCATTcctgattcccagagtcagtcTGGACAGAAACTGTTTTCTTCTCCTCAGCATCAGAGTCAGTCTGTACAGAGACTGTTTTCTTCTCCTTAGCATCAGAGTCAGTCTGTACAGAAACTGCTTTCTTCTCCTCAGCATCAGAGTCAGTCTGTacagaaacttttttcttctcctcagcATCAGAGTCAGTCTGTACAGAGACAGTTTTCTTCTCCTCAGCATCAGAGTCAGTCTGTACAGAGACAGTTTTCTTCTCCTCAGCATCAGAGTCAGTCTGTACAGAGACTGTTTTCTTCTCCTCAGCATCAGAGTCAGTCTGTACAGAGACTGTTTTCTTCTCCTCAGCATCAGAGTCAGTCTGTACAGAAACTGTTTTCTTCTCCTCAGCATCAGAGTCAGTCTGTACAGaaactgttttcttcttctcagcATCAGAGTCAGTCTGTacagaaacttttttcttctcctcagcATCAGAGTCAGTCTGTACAGAGACAGTTTTCTTCTCCTCAGCATCAGAGTCAGTCTGTACAGAGACAGTTTTCTTCTCCTCAGCATCAGAGTCAGTCTGTACAGAGACTGTTTTCTTCTCCTCAGCATCAGAGTCAGTCTGTACAGAGACTGTTTTCTTCTCCTCAGCATCAGAGTCAGTCTGTACAGAAACTGTTTTCTTCTCCTCAGCATCAGAGTCAGTCTGTACAGaaactgttttcttctctttgtttgccTTCAGTTCTTCCAACTCCCTTTTTGCATCTTCTGCTTCCTTTTCCTTGAGTTTATTCAATTCAAGGAGAgcctttttctcctcttcatgtTTCTTTAGttgctctttcagctcagtgatAGTGGATTCATGCTGCAACAGTTTCTTGTTTAAGTCAGCATTTTCTTTCTCCAAATCTTCAACTTCATCAACCAGAACTTGATTTTTTGCCTTTAGttcctcattttctttttgagcCTCCTGATATTTTCTTTCAAGGTCCTCAAAGGCTTTCTTGTTGTCTGGTTTGGGTTCTTTGCCTCCCTTTGCAGCCTTCTGTTCTCCGAAAATTTTAAGCTGTTGTCTCAGCTTTTCGATGTCGGATACATTTTTCTCACCAATGTCCAGTTGTTGCATCAACATGGCTTTGCACTCTTTAAGTACCCAGACCATGTCAAGGTTGGCCTGTTTTAGGGTCAAGTGTTCTTCACTCGTCTgatctttctcttcttttaagTGATTGAATTTCTGTCTCAACTCTTTGGTGTCAGTTGGAACAGCAAGTTCTTCTAATTCTTTCTGTAATTTAGCATTTTCATGCTCAAGAGCTTCCACCTCAGTAGTTAGACCCTGGCCTCTTTTGTCCTGCATGAGATTTTTGTTGGTCCTTTCCAGCGTGTTGAGTTCCTCCAGAACTTTACTGAGTTTTGGGCTTGGATTTTTGGGCCTGTTTTCCTCAGTCACACGGGGCATTTTTACCAGTTGTTAGgtgtaaaataacagaaatgaCAGAGTTTACAGAAAGTTTCTGAAACAAAAGCTTTTAGTCTCCTCAAAGACCGTGTTCCAAGTGTGTTTCCAAATTCTTTCTGGAGCACTAACCTTAAATCTCTTCAACCACAGCAAATATTTTGACTAGAAATCTGACATGTATATCTGGACTAGAGTGGCAGTCTGCATGATGTCATATTATATCATGTGATGTCATGTGATGTCATATGATTACATGATGACATAAACTAACAAGCAGAGTACTCAGTCTGCATGATGTCCTATGATGTCATGATGACATATACTTACATCATGTGCTCTGACATCATCATTACATAATGGCACTGATGTCATCTGAGATCTATGACATCACTAAACCCTGATTCTATTCCCATTATCTTAAAAATTGTATACCTTTACATTTAGTtgatttcttctattttttaaatttaattagtAATTAACAAAGAACAAATCCTCCACACAAAAACTAAGgatgttttaatctgtaaagtcaataataataaagtatTTAATCATGAACATCCATCAAACTTCTCTATCTACTTATTCCTTTCAGGATCACAGAGATTCAGGCTCCTGTTCAAGCCATTGAATGAAATGTTGAAGTCCTTTAACTTTTAATTAGAATACAATCAAAGTAAAATTTGATCTGGCCAGGGGATTAAAATAACTATCATTACGTTCGGGTCGGGCCGGGTTTCTCTCTAACTGACTTTAATAAATATAGTGTAACGACCCAGAGTTTGGACAGAGCTGTGGGTGGCCatcgcccccctctttctgccagttgctggaccagtcaatcaacggtgggctggtgacttGTATGATAGAGGGGGTGGggtctacctgtgtgtgtgtgcactcaGTGCACGTTCTCCCTTTGAGTAAGGAAAAAGCTGGCTGTGGTATTTGGTTTGTGTGGTAACCGTTCTACGTACAGgattaataaagagctgtttgacaaccgcccgcttaaggagcttctttgcagccattaaaatgtgtttctaaaAATTTATACCAAAACGATGTGTGGATACTAAACTAACAAatacttgttataaataaataatttggttaaaacagagAAGGCGCTGTAAGGTAATTGCTATGTAACTACCACTAAACAGGAAGCGCAGACGCAGAGCCAGGGCACGCTTTGCGCACGTGTCATGAATGTCATGATCTTCCCTCCGCAATAAAGCCTAGTGGGCTGCAGTATTTCTCTGCGTAATTAAGCAAGTGTGCATCAAtatctctctttcactctctttgtctggccccttattctgtgttccagcgttatttcgttgtgcaaatgagtttatcatgatcataaaaatatgtagattattttaaccttaagaaatcttgcgtttttttctgccaaaaatacttAATACATAATACTTGAAATTTCGGTTTTGCTTCGAgctcgggcctgcaaatcaagttaattggtcgggttTGGGCTGGGTTGGGCTTTAATGCCCTCAgggctggattttttaggcccAATATTACCTCTACCGCTGTGCTAAGGAACGatacaggaagtcattcctgcCATCAGACTCTACAACTCATCTGGTAGCCATGAGTGTCCATGAATAGAAGAACAAAACTTAGTTTTGCAGAGGTGACACAGAAACTTTGTGATCATGAGCCTCTGTTTGAAACTGTTGCCAGTGAGATGTGAGTGGGGTGACATGAGCGTCTGTGAATGGAACGTGAGCGCGTGCAAAGCTGACCCACAAGCTGTTGCTCACGTTTATGAGCGCACAGCAGGTTTTTTGGTCATGTCTTTGGCTTTGCAGCGGCTGAAATTTTTGAAGTTCTAAGTTCTGTTTGTTGAATAAGAACAGAGCAGGGTCAGATTAAATCCAGACTTTTGTTCTCTTCTGCCAAATGTCAACATGAAATGTGAGCAAGTTTTAAAGTTAATACAACAACTGATCACCATTTACTGAGGAGGAAATAACGAAGAATGACGCTGTCCAATAGTGGAAACATgtatattattataaataaataaactaataaaaaagtaaaaacatttcatttcataTGCAATAAAAGCCCCTTCAC
This genomic window contains:
- the LOC111949240 gene encoding protein starmaker-like; the encoded protein is MPRVTEENRPKNPSPKLSKVLEELNTLERTNKNLMQDKRGQGLTTEVEALEHENAKLQKELEELAVPTDTKELRQKFNHLKEEKDQTSEEHLTLKQANLDMVWVLKECKAMLMQQLDIGEKNVSDIEKLRQQLKIFGEQKAAKGGKEPKPDNKKAFEDLERKYQEAQKENEELKAKNQVLVDEVEDLEKENADLNKKLLQHESTITELKEQLKKHEEEKKALLELNKLKEKEAEDAKRELEELKANKEKKTVSVQTDSDAEEKKTVSVQTDSDAEEKKTVSVQTDSDAEEKKTVSVQTDSDAEEKKTVSVQTDSDAEEKKTVSVQTDSDAEEKKKVSVQTDSDAEKKKTVSVQTDSDAEEKKTVSVQTDSDAEEKKTVSVQTDSDAEEKKTVSVQTDSDAEEKKTVSVQTDSDAEEKKTVSVQTDSDAEEKKKVSVQTDSDAEEKKAVSVQTDSDAKEKKTVSVQTDSDAEEKKTVSVQTDSGNQECITKEGETTSPKDQTGEKTTEVEKTNSPVTENDGRAEKESDGMKKDLQEIQEELSVKNLESWEKTEQQVEVEVKPKKGKKVKRQRKFSSIQDLMSAKQFCNL